In Carya illinoinensis cultivar Pawnee chromosome 10, C.illinoinensisPawnee_v1, whole genome shotgun sequence, one DNA window encodes the following:
- the LOC122279819 gene encoding TOM1-like protein 6 isoform X1 gives MALSLSLSSSSATVAVDKATSDLLMGPDWTMNIDICDSVNSHHWFSDEYMFNLLRQAKDVMKAVKKRLQHKNPKVQLLSLTLLETMVKNCGDNVHFQVAEKKILEEMIKIVKKKADMQVREKILVLIDSWQEAFGGSGGKHPQYYMAYEELRHSGVEFPQRSLDAAPIFTLPVNHPTLRLSQARYGRMPSNSSRRLDETMATEIESLSLSDMDSMRNVMELLSDMLQAVNPNDRAALRDEVIIDLVNRCRSNQKKLMQMLTTTGDEELLGQGLELNDSLQSSLAKHDAIASGSPLPALAANSSPKSTEVCASNTKPSVALSSSPRPNAVQPVLTITRAPIDEEEEEEDEFAQLARRHSKTQPKTFQSTGTNEALSSMNTSTSITSLLAASTSGPHTALALHDLPAPVRSTKEQDMIDLLSITLSTMSASPHTPPAFNQNMNEVPIFPSAQRYLSAPQTYAGNQGQVSNNSYVVPWAQPQLQPQLQPQGFQQVRHQPQSFQQVLPQPQSSQHVQPQSFQQVQPQPQLKSQSRPQMQTHYQYPPYYPPPPWAPTLVCSNNQNHESTTPQANKTASYTPMRETRPLQHYNSFPSAGVNGYDMYGDPRGSAGPRNPAATPAPAAGPKSFVPSYRLFEDLDVFGNVASGSTPSSLSGSSGHSMVGWRE, from the exons atggCTTTGTCTTTGTCTTTATCTTCGTCTTCGGCGACGGTGGCAGTGGACAAGGCGACGAGCGATCTTCTGATGGGTCCTGATTGGACTATGAACATCGACATATGCGACTCCGTCAATTCCCACCATTG GTTTAGTGATGAGTATATGTTCAATTTGCTCAGGCAAGCGAAAGATGTCATGAAAGCTGTGAAGAAAAGGTTGCAACATAAGAACCCAAAAGTTCAACTACTGTCTTTGACG CTCTTGGAAACAATGGTGAAGAACTGTGGTGACAATGTCCATTTTCAAGTTGCTGAGAAGAAAATATTGGAGGAGATGATCAAAATTGTCAAGAAGAAG GCAGATATGCAAGTTAGAGAAAAAATCTTGGTATTGATAGATTCTTGGCAAGAGGCTTTTGGGGGGTCTGGAGGAAAGCATCCTCAGTACTACATGGCATATGAGGAACTAAGG CATTCTGGAGTAGAATTTCCCCAGCGCTCTTTAGATGCAGCTCCAATATTTACACTACCTGTAAATCATCCAACCCTGAGACTCAGTCAAGCAAGATATGGAAGAATGCCTAGCAATTCTTCAAGGAGGCTTGATGAAACCATGGCAACGGAAATAGAAAGCTTAAG TTTGTCAGACATGGATTCTATGCGGAATGTTATGGAGCTTTTAAGTGACATGCTTCAAGCTGTGAACCCCAATGACCGTGCA GCTTTAAGAGATGAAGTTATCATTGATCTTGTAAATCGCTGCCGTTCCAACCAGAAAAAGCTGATGCAGATGCTAACTACAACTGG GGACGAGGAACTCCTTGGTCAAGGTCTTGAATTAAATGACAGTCTACAAAGTTCACTTGCAAAACATGATGCTATAGCTTCTGGTTCCCCCCTGCCAGCTTTAGCTGCAAATTCCAGCCCTAAATCCACTGAAGTATGTGCCTCCAACACTAAACCGAGTGTAGCATTAAGCTCTAGCCCAAGACCTAATGCTGTACAACCAGTTCTCACAATTACAAGGGCCCCAATtgatgaggaggaggaagaggaagatgaattTGCACAGCTTGCTCGAAG GCATTCTAAAACTCAGCCCAAGACTTTTCAAAGTACTGGAACCAACGAGGCTCTATCGTCAATGAATACCAGCACTTCAATAACATctctccttgcagcctcaacatCTGGACCACATACTGCATTAGCACTACATGATCTACCTGCACCAGTTAGGAGTACGAAAGAACAGGACATGATTGACCTTTTGAGTATCACCTTATCGACAATGTCAGCCTCCCCTCACACTCCACCAGCCTTTAACCAAAACATGAACGAGGTTCCTATTTTCCCCAGTGCACAACGTTACCTCAGTGCTCCCCAAACGTATGCTGGAAACCAAGGGCAGGTATCCAATAATAGTTATGTTGTTCCATGGGCCCAACCACAACTGCAACCTCAATTACAACCTCAAGGCTTTCAACAAGTTCGACATCAACCTCAAAGCTTTCAACAGGTTCTGCCTCAACCTCAGAGCTCTCAACACGTACAACCTCAAAGCTTTCAACAAGTTCAACCCCAGCCACAACTAAAATCCCAGTCCCGACCACAAATGCAAACTCACTACCAATATCCCCCTTACTATCCTCCACCACCCTGGGCTCCAACCCTGGTTTGTTCTAACAACCAGAACCATGAGTCTACAACTCCACAAGCCAATAAAACTGCATCTTACACGCCCATGCGTGAGACTCGACCCTTGCAGCATTATAATTCTTTCCCTTCAGCAGGTGTCAATGgttatgatatgtatggagatCCACGGGGGAGTGCTGGACCTAGGAACCCTGCTGCAACCCCTGCCCCTGCAGCAGGACCAAAGTCCTTTGTTCCCTCGTACAGATTGTTTGAAGATCTTGATGTTTTTGGCAATGTAGCTAGTGGCAGCACACCATCTAGCTTGTCAGGAAGTTCTGGACACAGTATGGTTGGCTGGAGAGAGTGA
- the LOC122279819 gene encoding TOM1-like protein 6 isoform X3, with the protein MRLRQFPPLASERCHESCEEKLLETMVKNCGDNVHFQVAEKKILEEMIKIVKKKADMQVREKILVLIDSWQEAFGGSGGKHPQYYMAYEELRHSGVEFPQRSLDAAPIFTLPVNHPTLRLSQARYGRMPSNSSRRLDETMATEIESLSLSDMDSMRNVMELLSDMLQAVNPNDRAALRDEVIIDLVNRCRSNQKKLMQMLTTTGDEELLGQGLELNDSLQSSLAKHDAIASGSPLPALAANSSPKSTEVCASNTKPSVALSSSPRPNAVQPVLTITRAPIDEEEEEEDEFAQLARRHSKTQPKTFQSTGTNEALSSMNTSTSITSLLAASTSGPHTALALHDLPAPVRSTKEQDMIDLLSITLSTMSASPHTPPAFNQNMNEVPIFPSAQRYLSAPQTYAGNQGQVSNNSYVVPWAQPQLQPQLQPQGFQQVRHQPQSFQQVLPQPQSSQHVQPQSFQQVQPQPQLKSQSRPQMQTHYQYPPYYPPPPWAPTLVCSNNQNHESTTPQANKTASYTPMRETRPLQHYNSFPSAGVNGYDMYGDPRGSAGPRNPAATPAPAAGPKSFVPSYRLFEDLDVFGNVASGSTPSSLSGSSGHSMVGWRE; encoded by the exons ATGCGACTCCGTCAATTCCCACCATTG GCAAGCGAAAGATGTCATGAAAGCTGTGAAGAAAAG CTCTTGGAAACAATGGTGAAGAACTGTGGTGACAATGTCCATTTTCAAGTTGCTGAGAAGAAAATATTGGAGGAGATGATCAAAATTGTCAAGAAGAAG GCAGATATGCAAGTTAGAGAAAAAATCTTGGTATTGATAGATTCTTGGCAAGAGGCTTTTGGGGGGTCTGGAGGAAAGCATCCTCAGTACTACATGGCATATGAGGAACTAAGG CATTCTGGAGTAGAATTTCCCCAGCGCTCTTTAGATGCAGCTCCAATATTTACACTACCTGTAAATCATCCAACCCTGAGACTCAGTCAAGCAAGATATGGAAGAATGCCTAGCAATTCTTCAAGGAGGCTTGATGAAACCATGGCAACGGAAATAGAAAGCTTAAG TTTGTCAGACATGGATTCTATGCGGAATGTTATGGAGCTTTTAAGTGACATGCTTCAAGCTGTGAACCCCAATGACCGTGCA GCTTTAAGAGATGAAGTTATCATTGATCTTGTAAATCGCTGCCGTTCCAACCAGAAAAAGCTGATGCAGATGCTAACTACAACTGG GGACGAGGAACTCCTTGGTCAAGGTCTTGAATTAAATGACAGTCTACAAAGTTCACTTGCAAAACATGATGCTATAGCTTCTGGTTCCCCCCTGCCAGCTTTAGCTGCAAATTCCAGCCCTAAATCCACTGAAGTATGTGCCTCCAACACTAAACCGAGTGTAGCATTAAGCTCTAGCCCAAGACCTAATGCTGTACAACCAGTTCTCACAATTACAAGGGCCCCAATtgatgaggaggaggaagaggaagatgaattTGCACAGCTTGCTCGAAG GCATTCTAAAACTCAGCCCAAGACTTTTCAAAGTACTGGAACCAACGAGGCTCTATCGTCAATGAATACCAGCACTTCAATAACATctctccttgcagcctcaacatCTGGACCACATACTGCATTAGCACTACATGATCTACCTGCACCAGTTAGGAGTACGAAAGAACAGGACATGATTGACCTTTTGAGTATCACCTTATCGACAATGTCAGCCTCCCCTCACACTCCACCAGCCTTTAACCAAAACATGAACGAGGTTCCTATTTTCCCCAGTGCACAACGTTACCTCAGTGCTCCCCAAACGTATGCTGGAAACCAAGGGCAGGTATCCAATAATAGTTATGTTGTTCCATGGGCCCAACCACAACTGCAACCTCAATTACAACCTCAAGGCTTTCAACAAGTTCGACATCAACCTCAAAGCTTTCAACAGGTTCTGCCTCAACCTCAGAGCTCTCAACACGTACAACCTCAAAGCTTTCAACAAGTTCAACCCCAGCCACAACTAAAATCCCAGTCCCGACCACAAATGCAAACTCACTACCAATATCCCCCTTACTATCCTCCACCACCCTGGGCTCCAACCCTGGTTTGTTCTAACAACCAGAACCATGAGTCTACAACTCCACAAGCCAATAAAACTGCATCTTACACGCCCATGCGTGAGACTCGACCCTTGCAGCATTATAATTCTTTCCCTTCAGCAGGTGTCAATGgttatgatatgtatggagatCCACGGGGGAGTGCTGGACCTAGGAACCCTGCTGCAACCCCTGCCCCTGCAGCAGGACCAAAGTCCTTTGTTCCCTCGTACAGATTGTTTGAAGATCTTGATGTTTTTGGCAATGTAGCTAGTGGCAGCACACCATCTAGCTTGTCAGGAAGTTCTGGACACAGTATGGTTGGCTGGAGAGAGTGA
- the LOC122278720 gene encoding uncharacterized protein LOC122278720, with the protein MDKGWMHLTNRFSTTYVEGVNQFISIARDHADKLGRIRCPCVKCKNGYYRIINVVEDHLFIKGIDKNYTQWIFHGEDEIWNESQVNENDGLENVDDIEEMLDDIYMGTFMDTNIGESSTSQDLALPELGNKNFEHLWEDSQRQLYPGCVKFSKLAFIVRLLHLKTINNWSNKSFDMLIDLLRQALPDGETLPKSYYEAKQLRRGLGFKYDKIDACKNDCVLFWKEHASSQECPICKEPRWIDNEKKDKKIPHKVLRHFPLKPRLQRLFMSKKTAEDMRWHREKRVQDLNNLRHPADSVVWKEFDKSHQWFAQESRNVRLGLATYGFNPFGNMSTSHSVWPVILMPYNLPPWKCMKDPYFMMTLLIPGPRAPRNEIDVYLRPLIDELKQLWEEGVDTFDALVSQTFRLHVALLWTINDFPAYANLSG; encoded by the coding sequence ATGGATAAAGGTTGGATGCATCTTACTAATAGATTTTCTACAACATACGTAGAAGGGGTAAACCAATTTATTAGTATTGCACGAGATCATGCGGACAAATTGGGTAGGATCAGGTGTCCATGTGTTAAGTGTAAGAATGGGTATTATAGGATTATAAATGTGGTGGAAGATCATCTATTTATTAAAGGAATTGATAAGAATTATACGCAGTGGATATTTCATGGAGAAGATGAAATATGGAATGAAAGTCAGGTTAATGAGAATGACGGGCTAGAAAATGTTGACGATATTGAAGAAATGTTAGATGATATTTACATGGGAACATTTATGGATACTAATATAGGAGAGTCTTCCACTAGCCAAGATCTTGCGTTGCCAGAATtaggaaataaaaattttgaacatTTGTGGGAAGATTCTCAACGTCAACTTTATCCAGGTTGTGTGAAGTTTTCAAAATTGGCTTTCATTGTGAGGTTGCTCCATTTGAAGACAATTAATAATTGGAGTAATAAGTCCTTTGACATGTTGATAGACTTGTTGAGACAGGCGCTTCCCGATGGAGAGACATTGCCAAAGTCATACTATGAGGCAAAACAATTGAGACGAGGTTTGGGCTTTAAATATGATAAGATAGATGCATGCAAAAATGATTGTGTACTTTTTTGGAAAGAACATGCTAGTAGTCAAGAGTGTCCTATATGCAAAGAGCCAAGATGGATtgacaatgaaaaaaaagacaagaaaattcCTCATAAAGTGTTGCGGCATTTTCCATTAAAGCCAAGATTGCAAAGGTTATTTATGTCAAAAAAGACAGCTGAAGATATGAGATGGCATAGAGAAAAACGAGTTCAGGATTTGAATAATTTGAGACATCCAGCCGACTCTGTGGTTTGGAAAGAATTTGATAAATCGCATCAATGGTTTGCTCAAGAATCTCGCAATGTTCGACTTGGATTGGCAacatatggttttaatccatttggtAACATGAGTACATCTCATAGCGTGTGGCCGGTAATACTTATGCCGTATAACCTACCTCcttggaagtgtatgaaagatccatatttcatgatgaccTTACTTATTCCTGGACCTAGGGCACCCCGAAATGAAATTGATGTGTATTTGAGACCATTGATTGATGAGTTGAAGCAGTTGTGGGAAGAAGGCGTAGATACATTTGATGCATTAGTATCACAAACGTTTCGATTACATGTAGCAttattatggacaataaatgattttcctgcATATGCAAACCTCTCCGGATGA
- the LOC122279819 gene encoding TOM1-like protein 6 isoform X2 — protein MALSLSLSSSSATVAVDKATSDLLMGPDWTMNIDICDSVNSHHWQAKDVMKAVKKRLQHKNPKVQLLSLTLLETMVKNCGDNVHFQVAEKKILEEMIKIVKKKADMQVREKILVLIDSWQEAFGGSGGKHPQYYMAYEELRHSGVEFPQRSLDAAPIFTLPVNHPTLRLSQARYGRMPSNSSRRLDETMATEIESLSLSDMDSMRNVMELLSDMLQAVNPNDRAALRDEVIIDLVNRCRSNQKKLMQMLTTTGDEELLGQGLELNDSLQSSLAKHDAIASGSPLPALAANSSPKSTEVCASNTKPSVALSSSPRPNAVQPVLTITRAPIDEEEEEEDEFAQLARRHSKTQPKTFQSTGTNEALSSMNTSTSITSLLAASTSGPHTALALHDLPAPVRSTKEQDMIDLLSITLSTMSASPHTPPAFNQNMNEVPIFPSAQRYLSAPQTYAGNQGQVSNNSYVVPWAQPQLQPQLQPQGFQQVRHQPQSFQQVLPQPQSSQHVQPQSFQQVQPQPQLKSQSRPQMQTHYQYPPYYPPPPWAPTLVCSNNQNHESTTPQANKTASYTPMRETRPLQHYNSFPSAGVNGYDMYGDPRGSAGPRNPAATPAPAAGPKSFVPSYRLFEDLDVFGNVASGSTPSSLSGSSGHSMVGWRE, from the exons atggCTTTGTCTTTGTCTTTATCTTCGTCTTCGGCGACGGTGGCAGTGGACAAGGCGACGAGCGATCTTCTGATGGGTCCTGATTGGACTATGAACATCGACATATGCGACTCCGTCAATTCCCACCATTG GCAAGCGAAAGATGTCATGAAAGCTGTGAAGAAAAGGTTGCAACATAAGAACCCAAAAGTTCAACTACTGTCTTTGACG CTCTTGGAAACAATGGTGAAGAACTGTGGTGACAATGTCCATTTTCAAGTTGCTGAGAAGAAAATATTGGAGGAGATGATCAAAATTGTCAAGAAGAAG GCAGATATGCAAGTTAGAGAAAAAATCTTGGTATTGATAGATTCTTGGCAAGAGGCTTTTGGGGGGTCTGGAGGAAAGCATCCTCAGTACTACATGGCATATGAGGAACTAAGG CATTCTGGAGTAGAATTTCCCCAGCGCTCTTTAGATGCAGCTCCAATATTTACACTACCTGTAAATCATCCAACCCTGAGACTCAGTCAAGCAAGATATGGAAGAATGCCTAGCAATTCTTCAAGGAGGCTTGATGAAACCATGGCAACGGAAATAGAAAGCTTAAG TTTGTCAGACATGGATTCTATGCGGAATGTTATGGAGCTTTTAAGTGACATGCTTCAAGCTGTGAACCCCAATGACCGTGCA GCTTTAAGAGATGAAGTTATCATTGATCTTGTAAATCGCTGCCGTTCCAACCAGAAAAAGCTGATGCAGATGCTAACTACAACTGG GGACGAGGAACTCCTTGGTCAAGGTCTTGAATTAAATGACAGTCTACAAAGTTCACTTGCAAAACATGATGCTATAGCTTCTGGTTCCCCCCTGCCAGCTTTAGCTGCAAATTCCAGCCCTAAATCCACTGAAGTATGTGCCTCCAACACTAAACCGAGTGTAGCATTAAGCTCTAGCCCAAGACCTAATGCTGTACAACCAGTTCTCACAATTACAAGGGCCCCAATtgatgaggaggaggaagaggaagatgaattTGCACAGCTTGCTCGAAG GCATTCTAAAACTCAGCCCAAGACTTTTCAAAGTACTGGAACCAACGAGGCTCTATCGTCAATGAATACCAGCACTTCAATAACATctctccttgcagcctcaacatCTGGACCACATACTGCATTAGCACTACATGATCTACCTGCACCAGTTAGGAGTACGAAAGAACAGGACATGATTGACCTTTTGAGTATCACCTTATCGACAATGTCAGCCTCCCCTCACACTCCACCAGCCTTTAACCAAAACATGAACGAGGTTCCTATTTTCCCCAGTGCACAACGTTACCTCAGTGCTCCCCAAACGTATGCTGGAAACCAAGGGCAGGTATCCAATAATAGTTATGTTGTTCCATGGGCCCAACCACAACTGCAACCTCAATTACAACCTCAAGGCTTTCAACAAGTTCGACATCAACCTCAAAGCTTTCAACAGGTTCTGCCTCAACCTCAGAGCTCTCAACACGTACAACCTCAAAGCTTTCAACAAGTTCAACCCCAGCCACAACTAAAATCCCAGTCCCGACCACAAATGCAAACTCACTACCAATATCCCCCTTACTATCCTCCACCACCCTGGGCTCCAACCCTGGTTTGTTCTAACAACCAGAACCATGAGTCTACAACTCCACAAGCCAATAAAACTGCATCTTACACGCCCATGCGTGAGACTCGACCCTTGCAGCATTATAATTCTTTCCCTTCAGCAGGTGTCAATGgttatgatatgtatggagatCCACGGGGGAGTGCTGGACCTAGGAACCCTGCTGCAACCCCTGCCCCTGCAGCAGGACCAAAGTCCTTTGTTCCCTCGTACAGATTGTTTGAAGATCTTGATGTTTTTGGCAATGTAGCTAGTGGCAGCACACCATCTAGCTTGTCAGGAAGTTCTGGACACAGTATGGTTGGCTGGAGAGAGTGA
- the LOC122279819 gene encoding TOM1-like protein 6 isoform X4, whose translation MRLRQFPPLLLETMVKNCGDNVHFQVAEKKILEEMIKIVKKKADMQVREKILVLIDSWQEAFGGSGGKHPQYYMAYEELRHSGVEFPQRSLDAAPIFTLPVNHPTLRLSQARYGRMPSNSSRRLDETMATEIESLSLSDMDSMRNVMELLSDMLQAVNPNDRAALRDEVIIDLVNRCRSNQKKLMQMLTTTGDEELLGQGLELNDSLQSSLAKHDAIASGSPLPALAANSSPKSTEVCASNTKPSVALSSSPRPNAVQPVLTITRAPIDEEEEEEDEFAQLARRHSKTQPKTFQSTGTNEALSSMNTSTSITSLLAASTSGPHTALALHDLPAPVRSTKEQDMIDLLSITLSTMSASPHTPPAFNQNMNEVPIFPSAQRYLSAPQTYAGNQGQVSNNSYVVPWAQPQLQPQLQPQGFQQVRHQPQSFQQVLPQPQSSQHVQPQSFQQVQPQPQLKSQSRPQMQTHYQYPPYYPPPPWAPTLVCSNNQNHESTTPQANKTASYTPMRETRPLQHYNSFPSAGVNGYDMYGDPRGSAGPRNPAATPAPAAGPKSFVPSYRLFEDLDVFGNVASGSTPSSLSGSSGHSMVGWRE comes from the exons ATGCGACTCCGTCAATTCCCACCATTG CTCTTGGAAACAATGGTGAAGAACTGTGGTGACAATGTCCATTTTCAAGTTGCTGAGAAGAAAATATTGGAGGAGATGATCAAAATTGTCAAGAAGAAG GCAGATATGCAAGTTAGAGAAAAAATCTTGGTATTGATAGATTCTTGGCAAGAGGCTTTTGGGGGGTCTGGAGGAAAGCATCCTCAGTACTACATGGCATATGAGGAACTAAGG CATTCTGGAGTAGAATTTCCCCAGCGCTCTTTAGATGCAGCTCCAATATTTACACTACCTGTAAATCATCCAACCCTGAGACTCAGTCAAGCAAGATATGGAAGAATGCCTAGCAATTCTTCAAGGAGGCTTGATGAAACCATGGCAACGGAAATAGAAAGCTTAAG TTTGTCAGACATGGATTCTATGCGGAATGTTATGGAGCTTTTAAGTGACATGCTTCAAGCTGTGAACCCCAATGACCGTGCA GCTTTAAGAGATGAAGTTATCATTGATCTTGTAAATCGCTGCCGTTCCAACCAGAAAAAGCTGATGCAGATGCTAACTACAACTGG GGACGAGGAACTCCTTGGTCAAGGTCTTGAATTAAATGACAGTCTACAAAGTTCACTTGCAAAACATGATGCTATAGCTTCTGGTTCCCCCCTGCCAGCTTTAGCTGCAAATTCCAGCCCTAAATCCACTGAAGTATGTGCCTCCAACACTAAACCGAGTGTAGCATTAAGCTCTAGCCCAAGACCTAATGCTGTACAACCAGTTCTCACAATTACAAGGGCCCCAATtgatgaggaggaggaagaggaagatgaattTGCACAGCTTGCTCGAAG GCATTCTAAAACTCAGCCCAAGACTTTTCAAAGTACTGGAACCAACGAGGCTCTATCGTCAATGAATACCAGCACTTCAATAACATctctccttgcagcctcaacatCTGGACCACATACTGCATTAGCACTACATGATCTACCTGCACCAGTTAGGAGTACGAAAGAACAGGACATGATTGACCTTTTGAGTATCACCTTATCGACAATGTCAGCCTCCCCTCACACTCCACCAGCCTTTAACCAAAACATGAACGAGGTTCCTATTTTCCCCAGTGCACAACGTTACCTCAGTGCTCCCCAAACGTATGCTGGAAACCAAGGGCAGGTATCCAATAATAGTTATGTTGTTCCATGGGCCCAACCACAACTGCAACCTCAATTACAACCTCAAGGCTTTCAACAAGTTCGACATCAACCTCAAAGCTTTCAACAGGTTCTGCCTCAACCTCAGAGCTCTCAACACGTACAACCTCAAAGCTTTCAACAAGTTCAACCCCAGCCACAACTAAAATCCCAGTCCCGACCACAAATGCAAACTCACTACCAATATCCCCCTTACTATCCTCCACCACCCTGGGCTCCAACCCTGGTTTGTTCTAACAACCAGAACCATGAGTCTACAACTCCACAAGCCAATAAAACTGCATCTTACACGCCCATGCGTGAGACTCGACCCTTGCAGCATTATAATTCTTTCCCTTCAGCAGGTGTCAATGgttatgatatgtatggagatCCACGGGGGAGTGCTGGACCTAGGAACCCTGCTGCAACCCCTGCCCCTGCAGCAGGACCAAAGTCCTTTGTTCCCTCGTACAGATTGTTTGAAGATCTTGATGTTTTTGGCAATGTAGCTAGTGGCAGCACACCATCTAGCTTGTCAGGAAGTTCTGGACACAGTATGGTTGGCTGGAGAGAGTGA